Proteins encoded together in one Cellulomonas gilvus ATCC 13127 window:
- a CDS encoding metal-sulfur cluster assembly factor, with product MTTPTTPSPTTVADVEEAMRDVIDPELGINVVDLGLVYGIMLEQNTAVIDMTLTSAACPLTDVIEDQSAQALDGLVDGFRINWVWMPPWGPEKITSDGREQMRALGFNI from the coding sequence ATGACCACGCCCACCACTCCGTCACCGACGACCGTCGCGGACGTCGAGGAGGCGATGCGCGACGTGATCGACCCCGAGCTCGGGATCAACGTCGTCGACCTCGGCCTCGTGTACGGGATCATGCTCGAGCAGAACACCGCGGTCATCGACATGACGCTCACGTCCGCGGCCTGCCCGCTGACCGACGTCATCGAGGACCAGTCGGCGCAGGCGCTCGACGGCCTGGTCGACGGCTTCCGCATCAACTGGGTGTGGATGCCGCCGTGGGGCCCGGAGAAGATCACGTCCGACGGCCGCGAGCAGATGCGCGCGCTCGGCTTCAACATCTGA
- the sufU gene encoding Fe-S cluster assembly sulfur transfer protein SufU — translation MTSSMEQLYQQVILDHAKHPHGRGLGGAAEGARTGESHQVNPTCGDEVTLQVDVDDAGVVRGLRWEGQGCSISQASVSVLHDLVLDQPLPTVDGLAGSFRALMQSRGAGLDDDDEQEALGDAAAFTGVGKYSARVKCALLGWVALNDALIKTGSREDA, via the coding sequence ATGACCAGCTCGATGGAGCAGTTGTACCAGCAGGTGATCCTGGACCACGCCAAGCACCCGCACGGGCGGGGCCTGGGCGGCGCTGCCGAGGGCGCCCGCACGGGCGAGTCGCACCAGGTCAACCCGACGTGCGGCGACGAGGTGACGCTGCAGGTCGACGTCGACGACGCCGGTGTGGTGCGCGGGCTGCGCTGGGAGGGCCAGGGCTGCTCGATCTCGCAGGCCTCGGTCTCCGTGCTGCACGACCTGGTGCTCGACCAGCCGCTGCCGACCGTGGACGGGCTCGCGGGCTCGTTCCGGGCCCTCATGCAGTCCCGCGGCGCGGGCCTGGACGACGACGACGAGCAGGAGGCCCTCGGCGACGCCGCGGCGTTCACCGGCGTCGGCAAGTACTCCGCACGCGTCAAGTGCGCCCTGCTCGGCTGGGTCGCGTTGAACGACGCCCTGATCAAGACCGGTTCCCGGGAGGACGCATGA
- a CDS encoding SufS family cysteine desulfurase codes for MSTTLQAAELAAVRADFPLLARTLRDGRPLVYLDSGATSQKPDVVLDAEQDFYLQRNAAVHRGAHQLAEEATEAFEDARARVAAFVGASPGEIVWTTNATAGINLVAYALSNATAGRGGAAARRFALAPGDEIVVTEAEHHANLVPWQELAARTGATLRWIGVTDDGRLRTDELATVVTDRTRVLAFTHASNVTGAVTDVAAFVARAREVGALTVLDACQSVPHLPVDLHALGVDFAAFSGHKMLAPTGVGALYGRRELLEAMPPVTTGGSMVEVVTMEATTYAPPPQRFEAGTQMVSQAVAMGAAATYLSDLGMAAVAEHEAQIAAALLEAVASVPGVRVIGPLDTRDRLAAVSFVVDGVHAHDVGQVLDDAGVAVRVGHHCAQPLHRRFGVAATARASAAIYTTLDEVAVFREALAGVRAFFGLTDDVTREGVA; via the coding sequence GTGAGCACGACTCTCCAGGCCGCGGAGCTCGCGGCCGTGCGGGCGGACTTCCCGCTGCTCGCGCGCACGCTGCGCGACGGACGCCCGCTGGTCTACCTCGACTCGGGTGCGACGTCGCAGAAGCCCGACGTCGTCCTGGACGCCGAGCAGGACTTCTACCTGCAGCGCAACGCCGCGGTGCACCGCGGTGCGCACCAGCTCGCCGAGGAGGCGACCGAGGCGTTCGAGGACGCGCGGGCGCGCGTCGCGGCCTTCGTCGGCGCGTCGCCCGGCGAGATCGTCTGGACGACGAACGCCACGGCCGGCATCAACCTGGTGGCGTACGCGCTCTCGAACGCGACCGCGGGCCGCGGGGGAGCAGCCGCACGCCGGTTCGCGCTCGCCCCGGGCGACGAGATCGTCGTCACCGAGGCCGAGCACCACGCGAACCTGGTGCCGTGGCAGGAGCTCGCGGCGCGCACGGGTGCGACGCTGCGCTGGATCGGTGTCACCGACGACGGCCGGCTCCGTACCGACGAGCTCGCGACCGTGGTCACCGACCGCACGCGGGTGCTCGCGTTCACGCACGCGTCCAACGTCACCGGCGCCGTGACCGACGTCGCGGCGTTCGTCGCGCGGGCGCGCGAGGTGGGTGCGCTGACGGTGCTGGACGCGTGCCAGTCGGTGCCGCACCTGCCCGTGGACCTGCACGCCCTCGGCGTCGACTTCGCGGCGTTCTCGGGCCACAAGATGCTGGCACCCACGGGCGTCGGGGCGCTGTACGGGCGCCGGGAGCTGCTCGAGGCCATGCCGCCCGTCACCACGGGCGGCTCGATGGTCGAGGTCGTGACCATGGAGGCGACCACGTACGCGCCGCCGCCGCAGCGGTTCGAGGCGGGCACGCAGATGGTGTCGCAGGCCGTCGCGATGGGTGCGGCCGCCACGTACCTGTCCGACCTGGGCATGGCCGCGGTCGCGGAGCACGAGGCGCAGATCGCGGCCGCGCTGCTCGAGGCGGTCGCCTCCGTGCCGGGCGTCCGGGTGATCGGCCCGCTCGACACGCGTGACCGGCTCGCTGCGGTGTCCTTCGTGGTCGACGGCGTGCACGCGCACGACGTCGGCCAGGTGCTCGACGACGCGGGCGTCGCGGTGCGCGTGGGTCACCACTGCGCGCAGCCGCTGCACCGACGGTTCGGCGTCGCTGCCACCGCGCGCGCGAGCGCCGCGATCTACACGACGCTCGACGAGGTCGCCGTGTTCCGGGAAGCGCTGGCGGGGGTGCGCGCGTTCTTCGGTCTGACGGACGACGTGACCCGCGAGGGAGTGGCATGA
- the sufC gene encoding Fe-S cluster assembly ATPase SufC produces MTTLEIRGLHVSVETKEGPKPILRGVDLTVNSGETHAIMGPNGSGKSTLAYSLAGHPKYQITDGTVLLDGEDVLAMSVDERARAGMFLAMQYPVEVPGVSVSNFLRTAKTAIDGQAPPLRTWVKDVKGAMENLRMDAAFSERSVNEGFSGGEKKRHEILQMELLKPRIAILDETDSGLDVDALRIVSEGVNRVRSSTEVGVLLITHYTRILRYITPDFVHVFVDGRIAEEGGPELAERLENEGYDRYLAQA; encoded by the coding sequence ATGACCACCCTGGAGATCCGCGGCCTGCACGTCAGCGTCGAGACCAAGGAGGGCCCCAAGCCCATCCTGCGCGGTGTGGACCTGACCGTGAACAGCGGCGAGACGCACGCGATCATGGGCCCGAACGGCTCGGGCAAGTCGACGCTGGCCTACTCGCTGGCCGGCCACCCCAAGTACCAGATCACCGACGGCACCGTGCTGCTCGACGGCGAGGACGTCCTGGCGATGTCCGTCGACGAGCGTGCGCGCGCCGGCATGTTCCTGGCGATGCAGTACCCGGTCGAGGTGCCGGGCGTGTCGGTCTCGAACTTCCTGCGCACCGCGAAGACGGCGATCGACGGCCAGGCCCCGCCGCTGCGCACGTGGGTCAAGGACGTCAAGGGCGCGATGGAGAACCTGCGCATGGACGCGGCGTTCTCGGAGCGGTCCGTCAACGAGGGGTTCTCGGGCGGTGAGAAGAAGCGCCACGAGATCCTGCAGATGGAGCTGCTCAAGCCGCGCATCGCGATCCTCGACGAGACGGACTCCGGCCTCGACGTCGACGCGCTGCGCATCGTCTCGGAGGGCGTGAACCGCGTGCGCTCGAGCACCGAGGTGGGCGTGCTGCTCATCACGCACTACACGCGCATCCTGCGCTACATCACCCCGGACTTCGTGCACGTCTTCGTCGACGGCCGGATCGCCGAGGAGGGCGGCCCGGAGCTCGCCGAGCGCCTCGAGAACGAGGGCTACGACCGCTACCTGGCCCAGGCCTGA
- a CDS encoding non-heme iron oxygenase ferredoxin subunit: MTAQLACYASDVPTGGTLRVELEAETGTVEVALVRDDDGELHAISDICSHGAVSLSDGEVEGCTIECWLHGSRFDLRSGKPLGPPAVTPVPVYPVTLDGERVLVDVDRTL; encoded by the coding sequence ATGACCGCACAGCTCGCCTGCTACGCCTCGGACGTCCCGACGGGCGGCACGCTGCGCGTCGAGCTCGAGGCCGAGACGGGCACCGTCGAGGTCGCGCTGGTGCGCGACGACGACGGCGAGCTGCACGCGATCAGCGACATCTGCTCGCACGGCGCCGTCTCGCTGTCCGACGGCGAGGTCGAGGGCTGCACGATCGAGTGCTGGCTGCACGGGTCGCGGTTCGACCTGCGCAGCGGCAAGCCGCTCGGCCCGCCGGCCGTCACCCCGGTCCCCGTCTACCCGGTCACGCTGGACGGCGAGCGCGTGCTCGTCGACGTCGACCGGACCCTCTAG
- the sufD gene encoding Fe-S cluster assembly protein SufD, translating into MTTTTNESGLSTDHSRATADGAHTHSVRPPAAVPEASRAERRTSFDVADFPVPTGREEEWRFAPVARLAPLFAAGTDGVLDGHGVLTTVVESPEVSVEIVDRGDARLGVVGKPGDRTAAVAWASAPRATLVTLPRESVSSKVTSVRVEGVEGAGTAGAPLEPSAAHLVIRAEAMAQGTVVIDHVGHAALTETVEIVAEDGAHLTVVSVHDWADGSVHAASHRLKVGRDATVKHIVVTLGGDVVRVTPDAEFAGEGGSVTMLGLYFADAEQHQEHRLFVDHAVPSCVSRVTYKGALQGAGAHTVWVGDVLIRAAAEGTDTYELNRNLVLTDGARADSVPNLEIETGLIEGAGHASATGRFDDEQLFYLRARGIPEPDARRLVVRGFFAELVHEIGVPEVEERLIAAIESELEGAMSVLDQAPGAGTTPAGTSA; encoded by the coding sequence ATGACGACCACCACGAACGAGTCGGGGCTGTCCACCGACCACTCGCGCGCCACCGCGGACGGCGCGCACACGCACAGCGTCCGGCCGCCCGCCGCGGTGCCCGAGGCCTCGCGCGCCGAGCGCCGCACGTCCTTCGACGTCGCGGACTTCCCCGTCCCCACGGGACGCGAGGAGGAGTGGCGGTTCGCGCCCGTCGCGCGTCTGGCCCCGCTGTTCGCCGCGGGGACGGACGGCGTGCTGGACGGGCACGGCGTGCTCACGACCGTCGTCGAGTCGCCCGAGGTCTCGGTCGAGATCGTCGACCGCGGTGACGCGCGCCTGGGCGTCGTCGGCAAGCCCGGCGACCGCACCGCCGCAGTCGCGTGGGCGTCCGCGCCGCGCGCGACGCTCGTCACGCTGCCGCGCGAGTCGGTGTCCTCCAAGGTCACCTCCGTGCGCGTCGAGGGCGTCGAGGGTGCGGGCACCGCCGGGGCGCCGCTCGAGCCGAGCGCGGCCCACCTGGTGATCCGGGCCGAGGCCATGGCGCAGGGCACGGTCGTGATCGACCACGTCGGGCACGCCGCGCTCACCGAGACGGTCGAGATCGTGGCCGAGGACGGTGCGCACCTGACGGTCGTCTCCGTGCACGACTGGGCCGACGGCTCGGTGCACGCGGCGTCGCACCGGCTCAAGGTCGGCCGCGACGCGACGGTCAAGCACATCGTCGTGACGCTCGGCGGCGACGTCGTCCGCGTGACGCCCGACGCCGAGTTCGCGGGCGAGGGCGGTTCGGTCACCATGCTCGGGCTGTACTTCGCGGACGCGGAGCAGCACCAGGAGCACCGGCTGTTCGTGGACCACGCGGTCCCGAGCTGCGTGAGCCGGGTGACGTACAAGGGCGCGCTCCAGGGCGCGGGCGCGCACACGGTGTGGGTGGGCGACGTGCTGATCCGCGCGGCGGCCGAGGGCACCGACACGTACGAGCTCAACCGCAACCTGGTGCTCACCGACGGTGCGCGCGCCGACTCGGTGCCGAACCTGGAGATCGAGACCGGGCTCATCGAGGGTGCGGGCCACGCGTCCGCGACGGGTCGCTTCGACGACGAGCAGCTGTTCTACCTGCGCGCGCGCGGCATCCCCGAGCCCGACGCACGCCGGCTCGTGGTGCGCGGCTTCTTCGCCGAGCTCGTGCACGAGATCGGCGTGCCGGAGGTCGAGGAGCGGCTCATCGCGGCCATCGAGTCCGAGCTCGAGGGTGCGATGTCGGTGCTCGACCAGGCCCCGGGTGCCGGCACCACGCCCGCCGGGACGAGCGCATGA
- the sufB gene encoding Fe-S cluster assembly protein SufB, giving the protein MSAPTQDPAQPMTQDEAIASIGSYNYGWHDTDTAGATARRGLSEDVVREISRLKNEPEWMLKTRLKSLRMFDKKPMPWWGADLSGIDFDNIKYFVRSTEKQAASWDDLPEDIKNTYDRLGIPEAEKQRLVAGVAAQYESEVVYHQIQESLEEQGVIFLDTDTGLREHPEIFEQYFGSVIPPGDNKFASLNTAVWSGGSFVYVPPGVHVEIPLQAYFRINTENMGQFERTLIIADEGSYVHYVEGCTAPVYSSDSLHSAVVEIIVKKNARVRYTTIQNWSNNVYNLVTKRATAAEGATMEWVDGNIGSKVTMKYPAIYLMGEHARGETLSIAFAGEGQHQDAGSKMVHAAPHTSSSIVSKSVARGGGRTSYRGLVQILEGAAHSASNVLCDALLVDQISRSDTYPYVDVREDDVSMGHEATVSRVSEDQLFYLMSRGMPETEAMAMIVRGFVEPIARELPMEYALELNRLIELQMEGAVG; this is encoded by the coding sequence ATGAGTGCACCCACGCAGGACCCGGCACAGCCGATGACGCAGGACGAGGCGATCGCCTCGATCGGCAGCTACAACTACGGCTGGCACGACACGGACACCGCGGGCGCCACGGCACGGCGCGGCCTGTCCGAGGACGTCGTCCGCGAGATCTCGCGGCTCAAGAACGAACCCGAGTGGATGCTCAAGACGCGGCTCAAGTCGCTGCGCATGTTCGACAAGAAGCCCATGCCCTGGTGGGGCGCGGACCTGTCGGGCATCGACTTCGACAACATCAAGTACTTCGTGCGGTCCACCGAGAAGCAGGCGGCCAGCTGGGACGACCTGCCCGAGGACATCAAGAACACGTACGACCGTCTGGGCATCCCCGAGGCGGAGAAGCAGCGCCTCGTGGCCGGCGTCGCCGCGCAGTACGAGTCCGAGGTGGTCTACCACCAGATCCAGGAGTCGCTCGAGGAGCAGGGCGTCATCTTCCTGGACACCGACACGGGCCTGCGCGAGCACCCCGAGATCTTCGAGCAGTACTTCGGCTCGGTCATCCCGCCGGGCGACAACAAGTTCGCGTCGCTCAACACCGCGGTCTGGTCCGGCGGGTCGTTCGTCTACGTGCCGCCGGGCGTGCACGTCGAGATCCCGCTGCAGGCCTACTTCCGCATCAACACCGAGAACATGGGCCAGTTCGAGCGCACGCTGATCATCGCCGACGAGGGCTCGTACGTGCACTACGTCGAGGGCTGCACCGCGCCCGTGTACTCGTCGGACTCGCTGCACTCCGCGGTCGTCGAGATCATCGTCAAGAAGAACGCGCGGGTCCGGTACACGACCATCCAGAACTGGTCGAACAACGTGTACAACCTCGTCACCAAGCGGGCGACCGCGGCCGAGGGCGCGACCATGGAGTGGGTCGACGGCAACATCGGCTCCAAGGTCACCATGAAGTACCCCGCGATCTACCTCATGGGTGAGCACGCCCGCGGCGAGACGCTCTCGATCGCGTTCGCGGGCGAGGGCCAGCACCAGGACGCGGGCTCGAAGATGGTGCACGCGGCGCCCCACACGTCGTCGTCGATCGTCTCGAAGTCGGTCGCGCGCGGTGGTGGGCGGACGTCCTACCGCGGCCTGGTGCAGATCCTCGAGGGTGCGGCGCACTCCGCGAGCAACGTGCTGTGCGACGCGCTGCTCGTCGACCAGATCTCCCGCTCCGACACCTACCCGTACGTCGACGTCCGCGAGGACGACGTGTCGATGGGGCACGAGGCCACGGTCTCGCGCGTGAGCGAGGACCAGCTGTTCTACCTCATGTCCCGAGGCATGCCGGAGACCGAGGCCATGGCCATGATCGTGCGCGGGTTCGTCGAGCCCATCGCGCGCGAGCTGCCCATGGAGTACGCCCTCGAGCTGAACCGCCTCATCGAGCTGCAGATGGAAGGGGCCGTCGGCTGA
- a CDS encoding helix-turn-helix transcriptional regulator produces MSGMLPVTPLAPDATADSSHDAGTRQRVLQIVAGQGPISAADLATRLDLTPAAIRRHLGVLESTDQIAVHDGAEVGPVRRGRPARRYVVTTNGQSALSHRYAEIAAQALRYLADTAGADAVAGFAEQRVAELEQRLAARLRDVAEDDVAARTEALARALSEDGYAASARPVPGTHAVQLCQGHCPVQDVAHEFPQLCDAEARAFSRLLGVHVQRLATLARGGHVCTTNIPVARTRGHRTPTTTNPPVLAPEGTIA; encoded by the coding sequence ATGAGCGGGATGCTGCCCGTCACGCCGCTCGCGCCCGACGCCACGGCGGACTCGTCGCACGACGCGGGCACGCGTCAGCGTGTGCTGCAGATCGTGGCCGGACAGGGCCCGATCAGCGCGGCCGACCTGGCCACGCGTCTCGACCTGACGCCCGCCGCGATCCGTCGTCACCTCGGCGTGCTGGAGAGCACCGACCAGATCGCGGTGCACGACGGCGCCGAGGTCGGCCCCGTGCGCCGCGGCCGGCCCGCGCGCCGCTACGTGGTGACCACCAACGGGCAGTCCGCGCTCTCGCACCGCTATGCGGAGATCGCCGCGCAGGCGCTGCGCTACCTGGCCGACACCGCGGGGGCCGACGCGGTCGCCGGGTTCGCCGAGCAGCGCGTGGCCGAGCTCGAGCAGCGGCTCGCGGCACGTCTGCGCGACGTCGCCGAGGACGACGTCGCGGCCCGGACCGAGGCGCTCGCGCGTGCGCTCTCGGAGGACGGCTACGCGGCCTCGGCCCGCCCCGTGCCCGGGACGCACGCCGTGCAGCTGTGCCAGGGCCACTGCCCGGTGCAGGACGTCGCGCACGAGTTCCCGCAGCTGTGCGACGCCGAGGCGCGCGCGTTCTCGCGCCTGCTCGGCGTCCACGTGCAGCGCCTGGCCACGCTCGCGCGCGGGGGCCACGTGTGCACCACGAACATCCCGGTCGCCCGCACCCGAGGTCACCGCACACCCACGACGACGAACCCCCCTGTGCTCGCCCCGGAAGGAACGATCGCATGA
- a CDS encoding IS481 family transposase has translation MSHANAPFTPEGRLRLVRRCAHRPIAHVAAEAGISRQCLSKWKARFDELGEVGLADRASVPHASPTQLEPDLVALIETWRREHKWSARAIHLELVRRGHQVSVATVGRWLVRLGISRRRDIDPDGSMNRTAGRITARYPGHMVHLDVKKVGRIPDGGGWRAHGRGSAADKAAQRAKTKGARAGYVYLHSAVDGFSRLAYTEHLPDEKAATTIGFFCRARAFFAAHGINRLVRVVTDNGANYTAKAFTRTVTAFASRHQRIRPHTPRHNGKVERYNRILAEELLYARIWTSEAERAAAIKIWNVHYNYHRCHTAAGNQPPASRLHAGVTNLMSRNT, from the coding sequence ATGAGCCACGCTAACGCCCCGTTCACCCCCGAAGGGCGGCTGCGGCTCGTGCGCCGCTGCGCCCACCGACCGATCGCTCACGTCGCTGCCGAGGCGGGCATCTCTCGGCAGTGCCTGTCGAAGTGGAAGGCCCGGTTCGACGAGTTGGGCGAGGTCGGGCTGGCCGACCGGGCGAGTGTCCCTCACGCGTCCCCGACCCAGCTCGAGCCCGACCTGGTCGCGTTGATCGAGACGTGGCGCCGGGAGCACAAGTGGTCGGCCCGGGCGATCCACCTCGAGCTGGTCCGCCGCGGGCACCAGGTCTCGGTCGCGACCGTCGGGCGGTGGCTGGTCCGCCTGGGCATCAGCCGGCGCCGCGACATCGACCCCGACGGGTCGATGAACCGCACCGCGGGCCGCATCACCGCCCGCTACCCCGGTCACATGGTCCATCTGGACGTCAAGAAGGTCGGGCGCATCCCCGATGGCGGCGGCTGGCGCGCTCACGGGCGCGGCTCAGCGGCGGACAAGGCCGCCCAGCGGGCCAAGACCAAGGGCGCCCGCGCCGGCTACGTCTACCTGCACTCCGCCGTCGACGGCTTCTCCCGACTGGCCTACACCGAGCACCTGCCCGACGAGAAGGCAGCGACCACGATCGGGTTCTTCTGCCGGGCACGGGCGTTCTTCGCCGCCCACGGCATCAACCGGCTGGTCCGGGTGGTCACCGACAACGGCGCGAACTACACCGCCAAGGCGTTCACCCGGACGGTGACCGCGTTCGCCTCGCGTCACCAGCGGATCCGTCCGCACACTCCCCGGCACAACGGCAAGGTCGAGAGATACAACCGGATCCTGGCCGAGGAACTCCTCTACGCCCGCATCTGGACCTCCGAGGCCGAGCGGGCCGCAGCGATCAAGATCTGGAACGTCCACTACAACTACCATCGCTGCCACACCGCCGCCGGCAACCAGCCCCCGGCCTCACGCCTCCACGCAGGCGTCACCAACCTCATGAGCCGGAACACCTAG
- a CDS encoding ABC transporter ATP-binding protein: MPASPVVEHAVEIAGLVKRYDDRAVVDGLDLAARPGQVTAVLGPNGAGKTTTIECAEGLRRPDAGRVRVLGLDPWTDARELRPRVGVMLQDGGLPTGVPAAQMLEHVARMYADPRPLAELTDRLGLASFARTTVRRLSGGQRQRLALAAAVVGRPQVAFLDEPSAGMDPQSRHAVWELVRELRDEGVAVVLTTHLMDEAEDLADHVVVVDHGHVIAQGSVRELVASAQDRTLRLDAPPALDVAALADAVTPAGGPRPVVAEVTPGSYTVVGAVGPATVAALTAWLAAQDVLATRVTVGRRTLEDVFLDLTGRELR; the protein is encoded by the coding sequence GTGCCCGCCTCCCCCGTCGTCGAGCACGCCGTCGAGATCGCGGGTCTCGTCAAGCGCTACGACGACCGCGCCGTCGTCGACGGCCTCGACCTGGCCGCCCGCCCCGGGCAGGTGACCGCCGTGCTCGGCCCCAACGGCGCCGGCAAGACCACGACCATCGAGTGCGCCGAAGGGCTGCGCCGACCCGATGCGGGGCGTGTCCGCGTGCTCGGGCTGGACCCGTGGACCGACGCACGCGAGCTGCGTCCCCGCGTGGGCGTCATGCTGCAGGACGGCGGCCTGCCCACCGGCGTGCCCGCGGCGCAGATGCTCGAGCACGTCGCGCGCATGTACGCCGACCCCCGGCCGTTGGCCGAGCTCACGGACCGGCTCGGCCTCGCCTCGTTCGCGCGGACCACGGTGCGGCGGCTCTCGGGCGGCCAGCGGCAACGGCTCGCGCTGGCCGCGGCGGTCGTCGGACGGCCGCAGGTCGCGTTCCTCGACGAGCCGAGCGCAGGGATGGACCCGCAGTCGCGCCACGCGGTCTGGGAGCTCGTGCGCGAGCTGCGCGACGAGGGCGTCGCGGTGGTGCTCACCACGCACCTGATGGACGAGGCCGAGGACCTGGCCGACCACGTGGTCGTCGTCGACCACGGGCACGTGATCGCGCAGGGCTCGGTGCGTGAGCTGGTCGCGTCCGCGCAGGACCGCACGCTGCGGCTGGACGCACCGCCCGCGCTCGACGTCGCCGCGCTCGCCGACGCGGTCACGCCGGCGGGAGGGCCGCGACCCGTGGTCGCCGAGGTGACGCCCGGCTCCTACACCGTCGTCGGTGCGGTCGGCCCCGCGACCGTGGCCGCGCTCACCGCCTGGCTGGCCGCGCAGGACGTGCTGGCGACGCGCGTCACGGTCGGCCGGCGCACGCTCGAGGACGTCTTCCTCGACCTCACCGGACGGGAGCTGCGATGA
- a CDS encoding ABC transporter permease, whose product MTTGADRPAVGTHAGAAPTARRIAAQTAFEARAILRNGEQLLVTVVVPVLALIALVQVESLDVDTGGLRRIDFFAPGVLALAVMTSSFTSQAIASAFDRRNGVLRLLSTTPLGRGGLIAGKVLGVLVVEVVQVLVIGLTAVALGWRPDAAGVGLALLAVALGTAAFTSLALLVAGTLRAEAVLAVANLALLLLALAGGVVVPADRLPGALQHVAVLLPSGALGEAMRGAFQHGAMPAWSVVVLVGWTAALGWGATRLFRWH is encoded by the coding sequence ATGACGACCGGTGCGGACCGCCCGGCGGTGGGCACGCACGCCGGCGCCGCACCCACGGCGCGACGCATCGCCGCGCAGACCGCGTTCGAGGCGCGCGCGATCCTCCGCAACGGCGAGCAGCTGCTCGTGACGGTCGTCGTCCCCGTGCTCGCGCTGATCGCGCTGGTCCAGGTCGAGTCGCTCGACGTGGACACCGGCGGGCTGCGACGCATCGACTTCTTCGCGCCCGGTGTGCTCGCGCTGGCCGTGATGACCTCGTCGTTCACGTCGCAGGCGATCGCCTCGGCGTTCGACCGGCGCAACGGCGTGCTGCGGCTGCTGTCCACCACGCCGCTCGGCCGCGGGGGGCTGATCGCCGGCAAGGTGCTGGGCGTGCTGGTGGTGGAGGTCGTGCAGGTGCTCGTCATCGGCCTGACCGCGGTCGCGCTCGGCTGGCGTCCCGACGCCGCGGGCGTCGGGCTCGCGCTCCTGGCCGTCGCGCTCGGCACCGCGGCGTTCACGTCGCTCGCGCTGCTGGTCGCCGGGACGCTGCGCGCCGAGGCCGTGCTCGCGGTCGCCAACCTGGCCCTGCTGCTCCTGGCTCTCGCGGGGGGCGTCGTCGTGCCCGCCGACCGGCTGCCCGGCGCGCTGCAGCACGTCGCGGTGCTGCTGCCCTCGGGCGCGCTGGGCGAGGCGATGCGCGGTGCGTTCCAGCACGGCGCGATGCCCGCGTGGTCGGTCGTCGTGCTGGTCGGCTGGACCGCCGCGCTGGGCTGGGGCGCGACGCGGCTGTTCCGCTGGCACTGA
- a CDS encoding COX15/CtaA family protein has product MTAPHAAPPAAPSGPRSPAARARDALVGLWRRVSGWLRGHARGVLVVNLITQVAIVGTGGAVRLTGSGLGCSTWPQCEPGTFVPRLHDAMTYHPFVEFGNRLMTFVLAAAAVAVAVVVWPDRTRSTAYRRLGWVPLAGVAAQAVIGGVLVRLELPPILVSFHFLVSMVLVALSLVLLHRSTEGDGPPRVVVDPVTRVAAHVLVALLVVVLVLGTLTTGAGPHSGDDEVGYRLAVDPMLMAMIHAASVWAFTAVLLAVLWRVRGAAGTPALRRAAWTLLALGALQGAIGYVQTATGLPIALVNLHLIGAALLTAGTMRVWLGTRERIA; this is encoded by the coding sequence GTGACCGCGCCGCACGCCGCCCCGCCCGCCGCACCCTCCGGACCCCGCTCGCCGGCGGCGCGCGCACGGGACGCGCTGGTCGGGCTGTGGCGGCGCGTGAGCGGCTGGTTGAGAGGCCACGCGCGAGGCGTGCTGGTGGTGAACCTGATCACGCAGGTCGCGATCGTCGGGACGGGCGGCGCCGTGCGCCTCACGGGCTCGGGGCTCGGCTGCTCGACCTGGCCGCAGTGCGAGCCGGGCACGTTCGTGCCGCGCCTGCACGACGCGATGACGTACCACCCGTTCGTCGAGTTCGGGAACCGGCTCATGACGTTCGTGCTGGCTGCCGCGGCGGTCGCGGTCGCGGTCGTCGTGTGGCCGGACCGGACGCGCAGCACGGCCTACCGCCGGCTGGGCTGGGTCCCGCTCGCCGGCGTCGCGGCCCAGGCCGTGATCGGCGGCGTGCTCGTGCGCCTCGAGCTCCCGCCGATCCTCGTCTCGTTCCACTTCCTGGTGTCGATGGTGCTGGTCGCGCTGTCGCTCGTGCTGCTGCACCGTTCGACCGAGGGTGACGGCCCGCCGCGCGTGGTCGTCGACCCCGTCACACGCGTCGCCGCGCACGTGCTCGTCGCGCTGCTCGTCGTGGTGCTCGTGCTGGGCACCCTGACCACCGGTGCGGGCCCGCACTCGGGCGACGACGAGGTGGGCTACCGGCTCGCGGTCGACCCGATGCTCATGGCGATGATCCACGCGGCGTCCGTGTGGGCGTTCACCGCGGTGCTGCTCGCCGTGCTGTGGCGCGTGCGCGGCGCCGCGGGGACGCCCGCGCTGCGTCGCGCCGCGTGGACGCTGCTGGCGCTGGGTGCGCTCCAGGGGGCCATCGGGTACGTGCAGACCGCGACCGGCCTGCCGATCGCGCTGGTCAACCTGCACCTGATCGGCGCGGCGCTGCTCACGGCGGGCACCATGCGGGTCTGGCTCGGCACCCGGGAGCGCATCGCCTGA